TCTGTTTGGATGATCGTGGTTTGCGGGCGATTCCTTGTTGCGTTCCCCGATCGTCCTGGCCATGCTATTAGCTGATAGAAATCGCTGAAACCCACACTTGCGCCGCCGGGTATCTATCTTTGAATCGCCTTCCGCCAGACACCAAGGAGACGACGTTGCCAGACGAAGTGCGCACCTTGGCCGAGCGCTCGTTGGCCGGAGATCAAGCCGCGATGTTCGCCTTGGTCGATCGCTTCCAAGGCCAGGTTTTTGGGCTGTGCTATCGGATGCTGAGTCACCGCCAGGATGCCGAAGACACGGCTCAAGACACATTTTCGCGCGCGCTGCGGAGTCTGGCGAACTGGGACCGCGACCGGCCTTTTTTGCCATGGCTCTTGGCGATTGCCGGCAACCGCTGCCGGACGTTTCTGGCGCAGCGGAGGCAGAGACCGCCGGTTTCACCCTTGGTTGAGCATTTGCCCGACCGCGAGCACTTGGTCGAGCCGGCGAACAACTTGGCGGAAGAATTGGAGTTGGCCTTGGGGCAACTGCGAAACGAATATCGGCAAGCCTTCCTGCTGTTCCACCAGCACGAACTCAGCTACGCCGAGATTGCGTCCGCGCTCGATTGCCCGCTGGGCACGGTCAAGACCTGGGTCCATCGGGCACGGCAAGAAATCATCGAAATCCTCAAGAAACGTGGAGCCTTGGCGGAGGCGCCCCATGCATTGCGACGAATTTGAAAATCGACTGAACGATCTACTCGACCGGCGAATCACCCCCGATGATGATTCCCGCTTGCGCAGCCATGCTCGCCACTGCCCCGAGTGCGCCGAATCGATGGCGGATTATTCGGCGCTCGCCGCTGCGCTTAAAAATCTGCTCCCCGAACGGCCCGACGAATCGTTTCCCCTCGCCGTGATGGACCAGTGGTCAAGGGAGCGAACTATTTCGATTCGCCATCGACTTATGTATTGGGCTGTCCCATCGTTGACGGCCGCCGCGGCACTGCTCATTGCAATGACGCTGTGGCGCGGAAAACCTACTAATCCAAACTCCGTATCTATCCCGACCAGCAACGTCGTCCATTCGATTGGAATACCGTCGGGCTACGATCGATTGGCCAAAGAGACGCAGCAGTTGGCCTCGCTCATCACCACGCGCCAACTGGAAGTCATGAACGAGCTGGTTGAAGGAATCAAGCCGGTGACGGCCTCTTTCGGTGCCGCGTACGACGCCCTGCGCCGCACTATGCCGGGCGGCGGGTCATCGAAAGACTCCACATCGGGCTAAACGGCGGCAATTTTTGCAAGCGCCCTGGCACATTCGCGCATCTTCGCGATCCATCCTGGACGAACGGCTCTCTCCTCTGGCGTCTTTCGCATCGTGCCGAATCTGCGGCCGCGCGACCGCTAGGATCGCGTTACCGCTAAAAGCCGCACAAGCCGGAGAGTTTTGCAAATCCGGCCTGTTTATCTTGGTGCTAAAAATTGCCAACGGGTTGGGCCGAAGAACGGTATTGCCCCCGCAGGGTGTATAATTTCCCAGAGTTACGCCGTCTTCCTAACTCGAAAGGACAACCCATCGTGTCGAAGTCGAAAGCCGCCGCCATTGATTCTACGATCGACCGCCGCCGCACCAAGGAAGACCGGCGGGCCGGTGAACGTCGCCTTGGAACCGCGCCTGTCGCGATCGAACGACGCAAGCTCGAACGACGCGAGAAAGTGAGCCGCCGCCGACAGATCGACCCGACTACCTGCGAGCGCGACTACAGCGACGAAGAAGTGGAGTTCATGCACGCCCTGGATCGCTACAAACGTGCCAGCGGCCGCATGTTCCCGACTTGCAGCGAAGTGCTGGAAGTGCTCCGCGGCCTTGGCTACGCGAAAATGAATCCTGTGACGACGACGGAAACCGAACGCAACGCAGTCCAGTAGGTCGGGCGATCCAGCTTGACTCTGCCGGCGATTTGGTCGGTAATAGCACTCCGAACCGTCGGTTTGACATAATGCTTGTATCGGATGTGCAGTGTCTGCGATCGGGCACGCTTTTCAATCCGTTTGCCGTGTCAATCGATTCGCACGCAATGCCCTGGACGCAAAACTACAATCCAACCGGCTCAGCGCTGTTGTCCACCCTGCTGGCCGCGGCTTCGATTGTCGTGCTCCTGGGGACGCTCGGGATCGTCGGATGGTCTGCTCCGCGGGCGGCGCTGGCCGGATTGATAACCGCGCTGGGCGTGGCGATCGGTGTCTATGGCATGCCCTGGGCATCGGCGGCCGCGGCAACGGGTTTCGGCGTATGTTTCGGCCTGTTTCCAATTGGCTGGATCGTGCTCGTGGCGGTGTTCCTGTATGTGCTGACGGTGGAGACCGGCGAATTCGAGAAGGTCAAAGCCTCGGTGGTGGCGTTGTCGCCCGATCGGCGCGTGCAAGCGCTGCTCATCGCTTACTGCTTCGGGGCGTTCCTCGAAGGAGCCGCCGGCTTCGGTACGCCGGTGGCCATTTCGGCGGCGCTGATGATCGGCGCGGGGTTTCCGCCTCTCTACGCAGGCGGCTTGGCGCTGTTCGCCAACACTGCGCCGGTGGCGTTTGGAGCGCTCGGCACGCCTGTGATCACGCTCGCCAACGTGACCAAGCTGCCGGTCGAAGACTTGTCGGCAATGGCCGGCCGACAGTTGCCGTTCTTCTCGTTGCTGGTGCCGGCATGGATGATCTGGACGATGTCGGGCTGGCGCGGGCTTGTCGGCGTGTGGCCGGCCGTTGTTGTCGGCGGCGGCAGCTTTGCCGCCGTGCAGGCACTCGTCGCCAATTATCTAGGGCCAACGCTGGTTGATGTCGCCGGAGGATTGGTATCGCTCCTATTGCTGGCCATCGTGCTGCAATTCTGGCAACCGCGCGAGGTCTGGCAGTTTGCCGGCGAAACGCAACAGCGCGCTGCCGAAATGGGTGCTGCCGTCGGCGCGACACGGTTCACGCGTCGCGAAATTGCCTCGGCCTGGACGCCCTGGATCATTCTTTCCGTGTGTGTTTTCGCTTGGGGCACGACGCCGGTGAAGGAATTCTTGAACGGCATCAGTGAACCTCGCTGGGAAGTGCCGCAATTGCACCATCTGGTGCAGACCGACGCCACAGCGATCGCCAGCGCACGGTACGATGCCGTCTTGAAGATCAACTGGCTAAGCGCGACAGGCACGGGCATCTTCGTGGCCGCGTTGCTGTCGGCCGCATGGATGAAAATCTCGCCCTACCGCTTTGTTCGATCATTTTTTCGCACCCTGCATCGATTGCGAGGATCGCTGTTTACGATCGCCTGCATGTTGGCGATTGCCTATGTGACGAAGTACAGCGGCATCGACGTGACGCTCGGACTCGCTTTCACGCAGACCGGCGTCTTATATCCGTTTTTCGCGGCGCTGCTCGGCTGGCTCGGTGTCGCCCTCACCGGCAGCGATACCTCGAGTAACGCGCTGTTCGGCAACCTGCAGCGCGTGACGGCCGAAAAGCTAGGATTAAACCCTATACTGATATGCGCTGCCAACAGTACCGGTGGCGTGATGGGCAAGATGATCGACGCCCAAAGCATCGTCGTCGCCTCCGCTGCCACGGGCCAACATGGGGACGAAGGCAAACTACTCCGCTTCGTCATCTGGCACAGTCTCGCGCTGGCGGCATTGATGGGGCTGCTGACGCTGGCGCAAGCGTATTGGTTGACGTGGATGGTGCCAAAGTGACGAGCGTCCGCCACGACGAACTTATCGCCGCGTCATCTGCAGCGCATAGAACGCAATGATCGCGCAGGCGAACACCAATAGCCAGTCTTGAATGGTCAACTGGCTGGTGCGATGAACCAGCGAATGAATGTATTCCAGCGGTCTCATCCGGCGACCTCCTTTGGAGACGAGCACAACCGGCGCCACTACGAAAAATATAGCCTATGCACCGCCGGCGCCGGCGGACGCAATTCCGAACCGCGCCCGCTGGGAAGCGGTTCTAGCGGCGAAACGCTTTCTGACGGGCGCGGCTGGAAATTCGGAGACGCGCCGCTCGCAACCGTTTCAAACATAGGAAACGGGCTAGACCAACTGCAGCGTGAGGCGCACGGGCGAGATGCGGGCAAGCGTCATTTCTTGGCCACGGCGCGCTTGAC
This Pirellulales bacterium DNA region includes the following protein-coding sequences:
- a CDS encoding RNA polymerase sigma factor; translated protein: MNRLPPDTKETTLPDEVRTLAERSLAGDQAAMFALVDRFQGQVFGLCYRMLSHRQDAEDTAQDTFSRALRSLANWDRDRPFLPWLLAIAGNRCRTFLAQRRQRPPVSPLVEHLPDREHLVEPANNLAEELELALGQLRNEYRQAFLLFHQHELSYAEIASALDCPLGTVKTWVHRARQEIIEILKKRGALAEAPHALRRI
- a CDS encoding zf-HC2 domain-containing protein; the encoded protein is MHCDEFENRLNDLLDRRITPDDDSRLRSHARHCPECAESMADYSALAAALKNLLPERPDESFPLAVMDQWSRERTISIRHRLMYWAVPSLTAAAALLIAMTLWRGKPTNPNSVSIPTSNVVHSIGIPSGYDRLAKETQQLASLITTRQLEVMNELVEGIKPVTASFGAAYDALRRTMPGGGSSKDSTSG
- a CDS encoding L-lactate permease, which translates into the protein MPWTQNYNPTGSALLSTLLAAASIVVLLGTLGIVGWSAPRAALAGLITALGVAIGVYGMPWASAAAATGFGVCFGLFPIGWIVLVAVFLYVLTVETGEFEKVKASVVALSPDRRVQALLIAYCFGAFLEGAAGFGTPVAISAALMIGAGFPPLYAGGLALFANTAPVAFGALGTPVITLANVTKLPVEDLSAMAGRQLPFFSLLVPAWMIWTMSGWRGLVGVWPAVVVGGGSFAAVQALVANYLGPTLVDVAGGLVSLLLLAIVLQFWQPREVWQFAGETQQRAAEMGAAVGATRFTRREIASAWTPWIILSVCVFAWGTTPVKEFLNGISEPRWEVPQLHHLVQTDATAIASARYDAVLKINWLSATGTGIFVAALLSAAWMKISPYRFVRSFFRTLHRLRGSLFTIACMLAIAYVTKYSGIDVTLGLAFTQTGVLYPFFAALLGWLGVALTGSDTSSNALFGNLQRVTAEKLGLNPILICAANSTGGVMGKMIDAQSIVVASAATGQHGDEGKLLRFVIWHSLALAALMGLLTLAQAYWLTWMVPK